One Mycobacteroides abscessus ATCC 19977 genomic window carries:
- the dapC gene encoding succinyldiaminopimelate transaminase translates to MSASLPEFPWDTIADAKAAAAAHPDGIVDLSVGTPVDSVAPVIRDALAAASDLPGYPATAGTPALRQAIRDAVTRRYGVVPLADNAVLPVIGTKELIAWLPTLLGLGADDLIVIPELAYPTYEVGARLAQVPTVRADSLTQLGPQRPTLIYLNSPSNPTGAVLPVEHLRKVVEWARERGALVVSDECYLGLGWDAEPVSILDPRVCDGETAGLLAVHSLSKTSSLAGYRAGFVLGDGSVVGELLAVRKHAGMMVPGPVQAAMTAALSEDEHQREQRARYEHRRDRLSKALTDNGFRIDHSEAGLYLWATRGDSCDDALAYLARRGILVAPGRFYGPRGREHVRVALTATDERIDAAAHRLTAS, encoded by the coding sequence GTGTCGGCGTCGCTCCCTGAATTTCCGTGGGACACGATCGCCGACGCCAAGGCGGCGGCTGCGGCACATCCCGACGGTATCGTCGACCTCTCGGTCGGCACCCCTGTCGATAGCGTCGCCCCCGTCATACGTGATGCGTTGGCGGCGGCCAGTGACCTGCCCGGGTATCCGGCGACCGCCGGTACGCCCGCACTGCGACAGGCCATCCGTGATGCGGTGACGCGCAGATACGGCGTTGTCCCACTGGCGGACAATGCTGTGTTGCCGGTGATCGGCACCAAGGAACTCATCGCCTGGCTGCCGACCCTGCTGGGGCTGGGCGCCGACGACCTGATCGTCATCCCCGAATTGGCCTATCCCACCTATGAAGTGGGAGCGCGGCTGGCGCAGGTGCCCACGGTTCGGGCGGACTCCCTGACACAACTGGGCCCGCAGCGCCCCACCCTCATCTATCTCAACTCGCCAAGCAACCCGACCGGTGCGGTGCTTCCTGTCGAACACCTGCGCAAGGTGGTCGAGTGGGCGCGCGAGCGCGGCGCTCTCGTGGTGTCCGACGAGTGCTATCTCGGTCTCGGGTGGGATGCCGAGCCGGTGTCAATTCTCGATCCCAGGGTCTGCGACGGCGAGACCGCAGGGCTGTTAGCGGTGCATTCGCTGTCCAAGACCTCGTCGCTCGCCGGATACCGTGCCGGATTTGTACTGGGCGACGGCTCGGTGGTCGGCGAGCTGCTCGCGGTGCGTAAGCACGCCGGGATGATGGTGCCCGGGCCGGTGCAGGCCGCGATGACGGCCGCGCTGAGCGAGGATGAACACCAGCGGGAGCAGCGCGCCCGCTATGAGCACCGTCGCGACAGGCTGTCGAAGGCTTTGACTGACAACGGCTTCCGTATCGATCATTCCGAGGCAGGTCTGTATCTGTGGGCCACCAGGGGCGATTCCTGCGATGATGCGTTGGCGTATCTGGCGCGGCGGGGAATTCTGGTGGCGCCCGGCCGGTTCTATGGGCCCCGCGGTAGAGAGCATGTGCGCGTGGCGCTCACCGCGACCGATGAACGCATCGATGCCGCAGCGCATCGCCTGACTGCCAGCTGA
- a CDS encoding glycosyltransferase family 39 protein: MLTTTAPEAAPRSASRERITLCALLVGTATVYLWNLSANGWANQFYAAAVQAGSVSWKAFVFGSSDAANSITVDKPPLFLWPMELSVRLFGFSPWSMLVPQAVIGVAAVALLWWAVRRNAGPTAALIAGLVLALVPIYASMCRYNNPEPMMLLLMVASVWAVLEAVRDGRTRWLVLSGACVGLGFLTKQLEALIAVPALAATYLWCGPPPLSVRTRQLGVAAVAAVLGGGWWVALAELWPASSRPWIGGSPSNSFLELTFGYNGLDRITGKHAGHSPMSALAQDNPLASQQGFGRMFSAVIGGQISWLLAAALVLTVVMVVLLRKAPRIDPERACAVAFGGWLVVVWLLFDFMTGKGGMFSPYYTVALAPAIAAQIGLGTAMVWRHRETRWARWLCAALVFGTGTWAVVVLAREPEFVPWLRWVIAASAVLAAAIWVSGRCREVGAATTAVAVLAGPVAFCVDTTGHGTHGGLPLAGPTAAHADFVRAMRQAAKEAGEQKESKATPALAAILMDAPKDDDRTQEKKPAPDLTEYLEHDAGRFTWMAAAVRSNTAAPYQLTSHRPVLPVGGFTGRDPFPALAQFQDYVARHQIHFFVVERLAAPPEGGDRPEVSTAITEWVERTFTPRGFHGVAVFDLTSPAPVPAELTATVPSDP, from the coding sequence GTGCTGACGACCACCGCGCCCGAAGCTGCCCCCCGTTCTGCCTCTCGTGAGCGAATCACTCTCTGTGCCTTACTGGTTGGTACGGCAACCGTCTACCTGTGGAACCTGTCGGCGAATGGATGGGCCAACCAGTTCTACGCCGCGGCCGTGCAGGCCGGGTCGGTGTCGTGGAAGGCATTCGTCTTCGGCTCGTCGGACGCGGCCAATTCCATCACCGTCGACAAGCCGCCGCTGTTTCTGTGGCCGATGGAACTGAGTGTCCGGCTGTTCGGCTTCAGCCCATGGTCGATGCTGGTACCGCAAGCGGTCATCGGAGTAGCGGCGGTGGCCTTGCTGTGGTGGGCCGTTCGTCGTAATGCCGGGCCGACGGCCGCACTCATCGCGGGGCTCGTGCTCGCGCTCGTTCCCATTTACGCGTCCATGTGCCGATACAACAATCCGGAACCCATGATGCTGCTGCTCATGGTTGCCTCGGTGTGGGCGGTGCTTGAGGCCGTGCGGGACGGGCGGACCCGGTGGCTGGTGCTCTCGGGTGCCTGCGTGGGGCTGGGTTTTCTCACCAAACAGCTCGAGGCATTGATCGCGGTTCCCGCGCTCGCGGCGACGTATCTGTGGTGTGGTCCGCCGCCGCTCTCGGTGCGTACGCGTCAGTTGGGCGTCGCCGCCGTCGCAGCGGTTCTCGGCGGTGGTTGGTGGGTGGCGCTGGCCGAGCTATGGCCGGCGTCCTCGCGGCCTTGGATCGGTGGTTCCCCTTCGAACTCGTTTCTGGAGTTGACGTTCGGCTACAACGGTCTGGATCGGATCACCGGCAAGCATGCGGGCCACAGCCCCATGTCGGCTCTGGCACAGGACAATCCACTGGCTTCTCAGCAGGGATTCGGACGCATGTTCAGTGCGGTCATCGGCGGCCAGATCAGCTGGCTGTTGGCTGCGGCGCTGGTACTCACCGTCGTCATGGTGGTGTTGCTGCGCAAGGCGCCGCGGATCGATCCGGAACGTGCGTGCGCGGTCGCCTTCGGTGGCTGGTTGGTGGTCGTGTGGCTGCTTTTCGATTTCATGACCGGTAAGGGCGGGATGTTCAGCCCGTACTACACCGTGGCGCTGGCCCCCGCCATCGCCGCCCAAATTGGCCTGGGCACGGCCATGGTGTGGCGCCACCGTGAGACACGTTGGGCGCGATGGCTTTGTGCGGCGCTGGTGTTCGGGACGGGGACGTGGGCGGTGGTGGTGCTGGCCCGCGAGCCGGAATTCGTGCCGTGGTTGCGGTGGGTGATTGCCGCGTCCGCCGTGCTTGCCGCCGCGATCTGGGTCAGTGGCCGGTGCCGCGAGGTCGGTGCGGCGACGACGGCGGTGGCCGTACTGGCGGGCCCGGTCGCGTTCTGCGTGGACACCACCGGTCACGGCACCCACGGAGGACTACCGCTGGCGGGACCGACCGCGGCGCATGCCGACTTTGTCCGGGCAATGAGGCAAGCCGCCAAAGAGGCTGGCGAGCAAAAAGAATCAAAGGCGACACCGGCGCTGGCCGCGATCTTGATGGACGCGCCCAAGGATGACGACCGGACACAGGAGAAGAAGCCCGCCCCGGACCTCACGGAGTATCTCGAACACGATGCCGGCCGGTTCACCTGGATGGCGGCGGCGGTGCGGTCCAATACCGCCGCGCCCTATCAACTGACATCCCATCGCCCTGTCCTGCCAGTCGGCGGCTTCACCGGCCGCGACCCATTCCCCGCGTTGGCCCAGTTCCAGGACTACGTCGCGCGGCACCAGATTCATTTCTTCGTCGTAGAACGTTTGGCGGCACCGCCCGAAGGGGGCGACCGGCCAGAAGTGTCCACCGCTATCACCGAATGGGTGGAGCGAACCTTCACGCCGCGCGGGTTCCATGGTGTCGCGGTGTTCGACCTGACCAGCCCGGCACCTGTTCCGGCCGAGCTGACGGCTACGGTGCCCAGCGATCCCTAG
- the pruA gene encoding L-glutamate gamma-semialdehyde dehydrogenase produces the protein MDAITTVPAPSNEPVLTYAPNTPERDRLTTALGELTASPIDLPHVIGGARRMSDGERIDVVQPHNHRSVLGTVTNAGHREAHDAVEAAIAAKNYWATLPFDDRAAVFLRAADLLSGPWRAILNAATMLGQSKTAYQAEIDSACELADFWRFNVQFARQILAEQPNSGGGAWNRLEYRPLEGFVYAITPFNFTAIAGNLPTAPALLGNTVVWKPSVTQAFAAHFTLELLEAAGLPPGVINLLNGDGIAVSDVALADPRLAGIHFTGSTRTFQHLWRQVGTNIDRYNTYPRLVGETGGKDFVVAHASARPEILRTALIRGAFDYQGQKCSAASRAFVPRSVWDQMGDEFLDATSGLSYGDVTDLSNFGGAVIDEKSFARNAAAIDRAKSAGVTIAAGGEYDDSQGYFVRPTVLLSDDPTDEAFSTEYFGPILAVHVYPDDDYGRILDVVDTGSPYGLTGAVIADDRAAIRQASDRLRYAAGNFYVNDKPTGAVVGQQPFGGGRASGTDDKAGSPLNLQRWLLPRSIKETFNAPTEYQYPHMEREDG, from the coding sequence ATGGATGCCATCACCACCGTGCCGGCTCCCAGCAATGAGCCGGTGCTCACGTACGCACCGAACACTCCCGAACGTGACCGATTGACGACGGCACTGGGCGAACTGACCGCCTCACCCATCGACCTGCCGCACGTGATCGGCGGTGCCCGGCGGATGAGTGACGGTGAACGTATCGACGTAGTGCAGCCGCATAACCACCGCTCGGTGCTGGGTACCGTCACCAATGCCGGTCATCGGGAGGCTCACGATGCGGTGGAGGCGGCCATTGCCGCCAAGAATTATTGGGCGACATTGCCTTTCGATGACAGGGCGGCTGTGTTTCTGCGGGCGGCGGACCTGCTGTCCGGTCCGTGGCGTGCCATCCTCAACGCCGCCACCATGCTCGGGCAATCCAAGACCGCGTATCAGGCCGAGATCGACTCGGCGTGCGAGCTGGCCGACTTCTGGCGGTTCAATGTGCAGTTCGCGCGGCAGATCCTCGCCGAGCAGCCCAACAGTGGCGGCGGTGCGTGGAACAGGCTGGAGTATCGCCCGCTGGAGGGCTTCGTCTACGCGATCACACCTTTCAACTTCACCGCGATCGCCGGAAACCTACCCACGGCCCCAGCGCTTTTGGGAAACACAGTGGTGTGGAAGCCCTCGGTCACGCAGGCCTTTGCCGCGCACTTCACCCTGGAACTCCTCGAGGCGGCCGGACTACCGCCCGGTGTGATCAATCTGCTGAACGGGGATGGCATCGCGGTATCCGATGTGGCACTGGCTGATCCGCGGCTGGCGGGTATCCACTTCACCGGCTCCACCCGCACGTTTCAGCATCTGTGGCGCCAAGTGGGTACCAATATCGACAGGTACAACACCTACCCGCGGCTCGTCGGTGAGACCGGTGGCAAGGATTTCGTCGTCGCGCATGCGTCGGCGCGTCCAGAGATATTGCGCACCGCCCTCATACGCGGTGCCTTCGACTACCAGGGCCAGAAATGCTCCGCTGCCTCCCGGGCCTTCGTGCCGCGGTCTGTGTGGGATCAGATGGGCGATGAATTCCTGGATGCCACCTCTGGCCTGAGCTACGGCGACGTAACCGACCTGTCCAACTTCGGCGGGGCCGTGATCGACGAGAAGTCGTTCGCACGGAATGCTGCCGCCATCGACCGCGCCAAGAGTGCCGGCGTCACCATCGCCGCGGGCGGTGAATACGACGACAGTCAAGGCTATTTCGTTCGTCCCACGGTGCTGCTCTCGGACGACCCCACGGACGAGGCGTTCTCCACCGAGTACTTTGGCCCGATCCTGGCCGTGCACGTCTATCCCGACGATGACTATGGACGCATTCTCGATGTCGTCGATACCGGTTCGCCCTACGGACTAACCGGTGCGGTGATCGCCGATGATCGCGCGGCGATACGGCAGGCCAGTGACCGGCTGCGCTATGCCGCCGGAAACTTCTATGTCAACGACAAGCCGACCGGCGCGGTCGTCGGTCAACAGCCCTTCGGTGGCGGGCGCGCGTCGGGAACCGATGATAAGGCCGGATCTCCGCTGAATCTGCAGCGTTGGCTATTGCCCCGGTCGATCAAGGAAACATTCAACGCCCCAACGGAATATCAATACCCGCATATGGAGCGTGAGGATGGCTGA
- a CDS encoding proline dehydrogenase family protein, producing MAEWFGKTARPAILAASRSARLRHAAERMPLTRQVVRRFVPGESQDDVLGASTGLLDSGRFISIDYLGEDTTDSEQATRTVSAYLSLLDALAQRSDAVHTGVRPLEISLKLSALGQALPRDGERIALENAQLLCAKADQAGVWVTADAEDHTTTDSTLNIVRELRADFPGLGTVLQAYLKRTYADCVDLSGKGSRIRLCKGAYDEPAAVAHRDPEDVDVAYLRCLRVLMEGDGYPMVASHDPAIIEAAGLMARETGRGPGDYEYQMLYGIREAEQRRLAGVGHHMRVYVPFGEQWYGYFVRRIAERPANMTFFLRALVSGG from the coding sequence ATGGCTGAATGGTTCGGGAAAACTGCCAGACCTGCCATCCTGGCGGCCAGCAGATCGGCCCGGCTGCGGCACGCCGCCGAACGCATGCCGCTGACCCGACAGGTAGTACGCCGCTTCGTCCCCGGTGAATCTCAGGACGACGTACTCGGTGCCAGCACCGGGCTGCTTGATTCGGGCCGGTTCATCTCCATTGACTATCTCGGTGAGGACACCACCGACAGCGAGCAGGCCACCCGCACGGTGTCGGCGTACCTCTCGCTGCTGGATGCGTTGGCACAGCGCAGCGATGCCGTGCACACCGGCGTGCGCCCGCTGGAGATCTCGCTCAAGCTGTCCGCGCTGGGACAGGCGTTGCCGCGCGACGGGGAGCGCATCGCTCTGGAGAATGCACAGCTGTTGTGCGCCAAGGCGGATCAAGCTGGAGTGTGGGTGACGGCCGATGCCGAGGATCACACCACCACGGACTCGACGCTGAACATTGTGCGTGAATTGCGGGCCGACTTCCCCGGGCTGGGCACCGTGCTGCAGGCATATCTGAAACGTACCTACGCTGACTGCGTTGACTTGTCGGGTAAGGGCTCACGTATTCGGCTGTGCAAAGGCGCCTATGACGAGCCGGCGGCTGTTGCGCATCGAGACCCCGAGGACGTCGATGTCGCCTATCTGCGCTGTCTGCGCGTACTGATGGAGGGTGACGGGTATCCCATGGTGGCCTCGCACGATCCCGCCATCATCGAGGCGGCGGGCCTGATGGCACGTGAGACGGGCAGAGGTCCCGGCGATTACGAGTATCAGATGCTGTACGGAATCCGAGAGGCCGAGCAGCGTCGGCTGGCCGGTGTGGGGCACCACATGCGGGTCTATGTGCCGTTCGGTGAACAGTGGTACGGATACTTCGTGCGTCGTATCGCCGAGCGCCCCGCCAACATGACGTTCTTCCTTCGCGCACTCGTTTCCGGAGGCTAG
- a CDS encoding acyl-CoA synthetase, producing MLLTSLHPKSPDLADAVRIGEDSWGRGDLVGAATAAAERIGGASGPIAVLARPSIDTVLAVVAGLIAGVPIVPVPADVGIAERRHILADSAAVAWLGESPDESEGLPHVPVRRHARSWHQYSEPNPESTALIVYTSGTTGAPKGVRLSRRALAASLDGLADAWEWTADDVLVHGLPLFHVHGLVLGLLGSLRVGNRFVHTVKPTPEAYAAARGSLYFGVPTVWLRVAGDESCARALSTARLLVSGSAPLPVPVFDELCRLTGHAPIERYGATETVITLSTRADGERRAGWVGHPLTGVRTRLLAENGSPAAHDGETVGQLQIQGPTLFSGYHNLPEKTAEVLTEDGWYRTGDVAVIDAGGMHRIVGRESVDLIKSGGYRIGAGEIETVLLGHPGIVEVAVVGVPDDDLGQRIVAYVVGDVAEDDVIGFVAQQLSVHKRPREVRRVDALPRNAMGKVLKKELIT from the coding sequence ATGCTGCTTACGTCGCTTCACCCCAAGTCGCCTGATCTAGCGGACGCGGTCCGTATCGGTGAGGACAGCTGGGGGCGCGGTGACCTCGTGGGTGCTGCGACGGCCGCCGCCGAGCGCATCGGCGGGGCTTCAGGACCGATCGCGGTGCTCGCCCGCCCCAGCATCGACACGGTTCTGGCGGTGGTCGCCGGACTCATCGCGGGCGTGCCGATCGTCCCGGTACCCGCAGACGTCGGGATTGCCGAACGACGCCACATTCTGGCCGACAGCGCCGCGGTGGCCTGGCTGGGTGAATCCCCGGACGAGTCAGAGGGATTGCCCCACGTGCCGGTGCGCCGGCACGCACGCTCATGGCATCAATATTCCGAACCGAATCCCGAGTCGACTGCGCTCATCGTGTATACCTCGGGAACCACCGGTGCACCGAAGGGCGTGCGACTGAGCCGGCGTGCGCTCGCTGCCAGCCTCGACGGTCTTGCGGACGCGTGGGAATGGACTGCCGACGACGTGCTGGTGCATGGTCTTCCGCTATTTCACGTGCACGGGCTGGTGCTCGGCCTGCTGGGTTCATTGCGAGTGGGTAATCGGTTCGTGCATACCGTCAAGCCCACACCAGAGGCCTACGCGGCGGCACGAGGCAGCCTGTACTTCGGCGTGCCGACGGTATGGTTGCGGGTGGCCGGCGATGAATCCTGTGCGCGCGCACTGTCTACCGCGCGCCTGCTGGTATCCGGCAGTGCGCCACTGCCGGTGCCTGTGTTCGACGAGCTATGCCGACTTACCGGGCATGCGCCCATCGAGCGCTATGGGGCCACCGAAACCGTCATCACACTTTCCACCCGTGCCGATGGAGAACGGCGCGCCGGCTGGGTTGGCCACCCGCTGACCGGTGTCCGGACCCGTCTGCTGGCAGAGAATGGGTCTCCGGCCGCCCACGACGGGGAAACCGTGGGCCAGCTGCAGATTCAGGGCCCCACATTATTCAGTGGCTATCACAACCTGCCCGAGAAGACGGCCGAGGTACTCACGGAGGATGGCTGGTACCGCACCGGTGATGTCGCCGTCATCGATGCCGGGGGAATGCACCGCATCGTCGGCCGCGAATCGGTCGACCTCATCAAGTCCGGCGGCTACCGAATCGGCGCCGGTGAAATCGAGACCGTGCTGCTAGGGCATCCAGGCATCGTGGAAGTTGCGGTGGTGGGGGTCCCCGATGACGACCTGGGACAACGGATCGTCGCCTACGTTGTCGGTGATGTGGCAGAAGATGACGTGATCGGCTTCGTGGCGCAGCAGCTTTCGGTGCACAAGCGTCCCCGTGAGGTTCGGCGGGTCGACGCGTTACCCCGGAACGCGATGGGCAAGGTCCTCAAGAAGGAGTTGATCACATGA
- a CDS encoding DinB family protein, producing MKVAAEVVDQIDWHWTSQLRPRFDGLTDDEYFWEPVRGCWSLRPRGTATTPLQGGSGDYVIEFAAPPPEPAPVTTIGWRLGHIIVGVLGARIASHFGGPPVDYMSYDYPVTAADALGRLDSMYTAWRDGVLSKDEAALAAPVGPAEGPWAEKPFLTLALHINRELLHHGAEIALLRDLYAWR from the coding sequence ATGAAGGTGGCCGCAGAGGTCGTCGACCAGATCGACTGGCACTGGACGTCTCAGCTGCGGCCCCGGTTCGATGGTCTGACCGATGATGAGTATTTCTGGGAACCTGTGCGCGGCTGTTGGAGCCTGCGGCCGCGTGGCACCGCGACCACGCCACTGCAGGGCGGTTCGGGCGACTATGTGATCGAATTCGCCGCTCCGCCTCCCGAACCCGCGCCGGTCACGACGATCGGCTGGCGGCTCGGCCACATCATCGTCGGCGTGCTCGGGGCACGTATCGCGAGTCATTTCGGCGGACCGCCCGTCGATTACATGAGCTACGACTACCCGGTCACCGCCGCCGATGCGCTGGGGCGTCTTGACTCCATGTACACGGCATGGCGCGATGGTGTGCTGAGTAAGGACGAGGCCGCACTGGCCGCGCCGGTCGGTCCGGCGGAGGGGCCCTGGGCCGAGAAACCATTCCTGACACTGGCGCTGCATATCAATCGGGAACTGCTGCACCACGGGGCGGAGATCGCGCTCCTACGCGATCTGTACGCCTGGCGGTAG
- a CDS encoding SGNH/GDSL hydrolase family protein, with amino-acid sequence MSPPPEEADSPSNTVAQRSRLARGALLSLKVLGALVMAVLMVVGTATALIAYQGKRAPAGNHEYVALGSSFGAGPGVPDRDPTSPILCIRSDNNYPHQLARLRHLGLTDVTCSGATAQNVLHGGQHFQPPQLDAVVDTTKLVTITAGGNDIYYLPNLVAWACAKDPGALSFSWRLSVCTIRPDDEVDTAATQVGASLQQIGREAHRRAPHATVVFVDYMTVLPDAGYCPDKLPITSAQFDRARFLAKTLAAKTKEAAQATGALFVSASDLTRGHDICSADPWVYGYTFPATPLNYGPMAFHPTLRAMTVIAAGINKALTRR; translated from the coding sequence ATGTCCCCGCCGCCGGAAGAGGCCGACTCGCCTTCGAACACCGTGGCGCAGCGATCGCGGCTGGCACGGGGCGCACTGCTGTCACTGAAAGTGCTCGGCGCGTTGGTGATGGCGGTTCTCATGGTGGTCGGCACGGCGACGGCACTGATCGCGTATCAGGGAAAGCGTGCCCCGGCGGGTAATCACGAATATGTGGCACTGGGCAGTTCGTTCGGTGCGGGTCCCGGCGTACCCGACCGCGACCCGACGAGCCCCATTCTTTGTATTCGCTCGGACAACAACTATCCGCACCAGCTGGCCAGATTGCGCCACCTGGGCCTCACCGATGTCACCTGCTCCGGGGCCACTGCCCAGAATGTCTTGCACGGAGGGCAGCACTTTCAGCCACCGCAGCTCGACGCGGTCGTCGACACCACCAAACTTGTCACCATCACCGCGGGTGGAAACGATATCTACTATCTGCCCAATCTCGTCGCCTGGGCATGCGCGAAAGATCCCGGCGCCTTGTCCTTCTCATGGCGGCTGAGCGTCTGCACCATCCGGCCCGACGATGAGGTCGACACGGCGGCAACACAAGTGGGTGCGAGCCTGCAACAGATTGGCCGGGAAGCGCACCGGCGTGCGCCGCATGCCACCGTCGTCTTTGTCGATTACATGACGGTGCTGCCAGACGCGGGATACTGCCCGGACAAGCTACCCATCACCAGCGCCCAATTCGACCGTGCCCGGTTCCTGGCGAAAACGCTTGCGGCCAAGACGAAAGAGGCAGCACAGGCGACGGGGGCTCTCTTCGTATCGGCATCCGATCTGACTCGTGGGCACGATATTTGTTCCGCGGACCCCTGGGTCTACGGCTACACGTTCCCGGCGACCCCGCTGAATTACGGGCCCATGGCCTTCCACCCGACGTTGCGCGCGATGACCGTGATCGCCGCGGGGATCAATAAGGCCCTCACCCGCAGGTAA
- the dapD gene encoding 2,3,4,5-tetrahydropyridine-2,6-dicarboxylate N-succinyltransferase, which produces MSGAVALGLATIAADGSVLDTWFPAPELTDTPGTPGTERVFEPDAPAELSGLAGSDPDRGVEKVLVRTTIGSLEDKPVDAYDAYLRLHLLSHRLIQPHGASVDGLFGVLTNVVWTNFGPCAVEGFEAVRARLKARAGAHSSVTVFGIDKFPRMVDYVVPTGVRIADADRVRLGAHLAPGTTVMHEGFVNFNAGTLGASMVEGRISAGVVVGDGSDIGGGASIMGTLSGGGSQVISVGQRSLLGANSGLGISLGDDCIIEAGLYVTAGTKVATPDGKTIKALELSGANNLLFRRNSQTGAVEVVSRDGGAFELNAALHAN; this is translated from the coding sequence GTGAGCGGAGCAGTAGCACTTGGCCTGGCGACCATCGCGGCGGACGGATCGGTTCTGGATACCTGGTTCCCGGCCCCCGAATTGACCGACACCCCCGGCACCCCCGGCACCGAACGGGTCTTCGAGCCCGACGCGCCCGCGGAGTTGTCCGGGCTGGCTGGCTCAGACCCCGATCGTGGCGTCGAGAAGGTGTTGGTACGCACCACGATTGGCTCGCTGGAAGACAAGCCCGTCGATGCCTACGACGCTTACCTGCGCTTGCATCTGCTCTCGCACCGTCTGATCCAGCCACACGGCGCCAGCGTGGACGGACTGTTCGGCGTGCTCACCAATGTGGTCTGGACGAACTTCGGCCCCTGCGCGGTCGAGGGATTCGAGGCGGTGCGCGCAAGGCTTAAGGCGCGCGCCGGCGCGCATAGCTCGGTCACGGTGTTCGGCATCGATAAATTCCCCCGCATGGTCGACTACGTGGTGCCCACCGGCGTGCGTATCGCCGACGCCGACCGCGTACGCCTGGGCGCGCACCTGGCGCCCGGCACGACCGTGATGCACGAGGGTTTCGTGAACTTCAACGCCGGCACGCTGGGCGCGTCGATGGTGGAGGGCCGTATCTCGGCCGGCGTTGTGGTGGGCGACGGCTCCGATATCGGCGGCGGCGCATCGATCATGGGCACCCTGTCCGGCGGCGGCAGCCAGGTGATCTCGGTCGGTCAGCGCTCGCTGCTGGGCGCCAACTCCGGTCTGGGCATCAGCCTGGGCGATGACTGCATCATCGAGGCCGGGCTGTATGTCACGGCGGGAACCAAGGTCGCTACACCGGACGGTAAGACCATCAAGGCATTGGAGCTGTCTGGCGCCAATAACCTGCTGTTCCGGCGTAATTCGCAGACCGGCGCGGTTGAGGTGGTATCGCGCGACGGCGGCGCGTTCGAGTTGAACGCGGCGCTGCACGCCAACTAG
- the dapE gene encoding succinyl-diaminopimelate desuccinylase encodes MALELAGDPIALTAALVDIPSESRHEAQIADAVEVALREQTSGFEVIRNGNAVLARTNNGLGTRVMLAGHLDTVPAADNVPSRHEGEILHGCGTVDMKSGDAVFLHLAATVTPRVDLTLVFYDCEEIESSANGLGRIERELPDWLDADLAILGEPTAGLIEAGCQGTLRVVIRTRGTRAHSARSWLGDNAIHKLAAVLDRLAAYRARIVDIDGCQYREGLSAVRIDGGVAGNVIPDEAAVTVNFRFAPDRSPEQALVHVHEVFDGLDVQIELTDSAAGALPGLDRPAAAELVGAAGGVVRAKYGWTDVSRFAARGIAAVNYGPGDPNLAHTRGEHVPVQQITAVTEVLRRYLTV; translated from the coding sequence GTGGCGCTTGAACTCGCTGGTGACCCGATCGCCCTGACGGCTGCCCTGGTAGACATCCCCAGTGAGTCCCGTCACGAGGCCCAGATCGCCGATGCGGTCGAGGTGGCGCTGCGGGAACAGACCAGTGGTTTCGAGGTCATCCGTAACGGCAACGCGGTGCTGGCCCGTACGAATAACGGGCTCGGTACCCGGGTCATGCTGGCCGGGCACCTGGATACCGTGCCCGCCGCCGATAACGTGCCCAGCAGGCACGAGGGAGAGATCCTGCACGGCTGCGGCACCGTCGACATGAAATCCGGGGACGCCGTATTCCTGCATCTGGCCGCCACCGTGACACCCCGGGTGGACCTTACGCTGGTGTTCTACGACTGCGAGGAGATCGAGTCCTCGGCCAACGGGCTGGGCCGCATCGAACGCGAACTGCCCGACTGGCTCGACGCAGACCTGGCCATCCTGGGCGAGCCGACCGCCGGACTCATCGAAGCGGGCTGTCAGGGCACCCTGCGGGTCGTCATCCGGACCAGGGGCACCCGCGCGCACTCGGCGAGATCCTGGCTGGGGGACAACGCCATTCACAAACTGGCCGCTGTACTGGACAGGCTGGCCGCTTACCGGGCGCGCATCGTCGATATCGATGGCTGTCAGTATCGGGAAGGATTATCCGCGGTACGGATCGATGGCGGAGTCGCCGGGAACGTGATTCCCGATGAGGCGGCGGTCACTGTGAATTTCCGGTTCGCTCCCGATCGCAGCCCCGAGCAGGCGCTCGTGCACGTGCATGAGGTATTCGACGGGCTCGATGTCCAGATCGAACTCACCGACTCGGCCGCCGGAGCGCTGCCCGGCCTGGACCGCCCCGCCGCCGCCGAATTGGTCGGTGCGGCAGGGGGAGTGGTGCGGGCGAAGTATGGCTGGACCGACGTGTCCCGGTTCGCGGCGCGCGGTATCGCCGCGGTCAACTACGGGCCCGGCGATCCCAACTTGGCACATACCCGCGGCGAACACGTTCCCGTCCAGCAGATCACCGCCGTCACCGAGGTACTTCGGCGTTATCTCACCGTGTGA